DNA from Daucus carota subsp. sativus chromosome 1, DH1 v3.0, whole genome shotgun sequence:
ACTTGGCTGCCGCTAGGGGTTACGGGGGTGTGACCAAAGTAATTCTTAAGAAGTGTGAATCACCAACATTCGGGGGTCCCCATGGACGAACTGCTTTGCATGGTGCTCTGATGAGTTCAAGAGGATACGGTACGTACTGTATAATgtatagatataattttatattaatacacaattaaatagttttaaaattatGGAAGGTTTGTTGATACACAGAAAAATAAAGTCGGATTTCAAAAGAAAGGGAACCGATTGAcggaaaaaatcaaattaaaaatggaGGGATTCTGTGAAATCATGTACAAATTTATCGTGTGTGGTGAATTTTAGAAGTGCATTAGATTAAGAGGGGtatattggattgggattttaaagcatttttttgcattcatgaaatccgagggtattcgattgggattttttgaaatccattaaaatcttgaggtattcaattgagattttaaattatgctacaaaatctggtggtattcaattgggattttaaattatgctttaaaatccgaaggtattcgattgagattgtttgaaatccattaaaatctgatggtattcaaatgctgatggattttttttcatttcataaaatgatggattttgtggcattcttcaatgtattttaagttttttgaaatcccaccaaattcaatgggattttgaagcattgtacctaaatcctatcaactctgcgacatttcgtcaagaatccgcacaaaatcaaaatcccatacaatccattaaaatctatagcTAAAAAACAAtgtattaaaatcccaatcgaatacaccctaGTAAATTAGATTGATGTAATGATTTATATTAGTTTCTctctttctatatatatttttaactctATATCTGtctaaatattactccctccgtccctttttggttttcatatttctatttttgttggtcaaattgactaatttttgaccaaagattatgaGTCACTcgttcattattttaaaaaactgaaagttacatcttaaagtagattaaaatttattttcgatgacataatttttctattttttcaattaataaaatattaataaattttaatcaaactttgatcaatttgaccggcacaaaaccaaaggtgacaactaaaaagagacGGAGTGAGTATTTCATTTCTTTCTGTGAAGTTCGTGACTTGGCTGGCTTACATATAAGCACCTCTATTTAGATGGTAATTATCAATTTTGTGATGATATGACAGAATGCATGAGATTTCTGTTGAGAAGCAACGCAGACCTCATTGAGGTATTAGATGATAATGGATGGACAGCGTTTCATTTTGTGGCAGACAACAATCTTCGGCGTTCTATTGGATATTTATTGGATGCCAACAGAAGTGTGGCATATATAGCAGATAAAAAAGATAAGATGACGGCTCTTCATGTAGCAGCATATAAAGGATACACGAAAGTGATAAAGAAACTTTTAAAGTATTTGCCGGATATTGTGGATAGTGTAGATGGAAATGGTCAAAATATGTTCCATATAGCCTTGAAGCAAAACCAGGACTCCCTTTTGAAATTCATTTTATCAAAAACTTGGAAATTTGATACTTTAAATACACTTATCATACAAAAAGACAAGGAAGGGAATACACCACTTCACCTAATTGGCAAGCTTGGATATCATATTCCTGGATTGCCGCAATGGATACAGAAGATTGACCAGGAAGTAGTAGACGACACAAATTTGACTCCCGCAGAAGCGCTTTATCAGTATTATTCTCCAATCTTAAGGGATGATGAGGTACGTGTGACAAATTGAATTTCAATTTCATATGGTTTTAATTGGTAACATGATAAAGTTTGTTGTTAAATTTATCGATTAGTACTCGCCATTGTTTATATGACCATGTCCAGGAGAACGGTGGATCACATCCAATTAGAGACATTTTTTATAGTTTTTGGGACAATTGGACTGGCGGTAAGATGCCAAAGATGGATCGATCTGATCTAAGAGGTTCCAAAGAAAGGATCGAGATACAAAGACAAAGGGCGAACACACATATGGTAGTGGCTGCACTTGTGACCACAGTCGCCTTAACAGCAGGCTTCGCCATGCCAGGTGGTTTTAACGGCAATCTGGGACCCGATCAAGGGTCCCCATTACTTCTAAGAAAGCCCGCCTTTAATATATTTGTGGTTGCAGATACGGTTGCTCTCTTATTCTCAATTTCCTCTCTGTTTCTTTACTTCTCGTTATCATTCCATCCCAAGAAGAAAGCCTTTTTTACGTTGTTCGCATTGGCTGTAGTGCTCAACATTGCATCAATTGCAGCAATGATGGTGGCTTTCATTGCAGGGACTTACGGTGTGCTGTCACACTCATTAGTTCTGGCCATTGCTGTTTCTACCCTCTCTTCTTTATTCTTTCTCCTTGTCTTTCCTCTTAGCTTTAGAACTTCAATAAACATGTTAACAGTTCCTATAGTTCTATCACGTTCGTGGCTTCGCCAGTTGTATCGCAATATTAGAAATCAGTACCGAAATTCAGGTGTTGTGAGGAGGTGGCGACACTGGGGTATTGTCAGGAAACCATGCCAACCAGCGAGCCCTGTTTGTACAAACTTAGTCTGAACTGTAAAATAATGCTTTCATGAATTTTATTCTGTCAAGcacattttaataatattacaagATGATCCTTTGTGTGCGGCAATTAAATGAAATCTACTACC
Protein-coding regions in this window:
- the LOC108209171 gene encoding ankyrin repeat-containing protein At5g02620-like — protein: MQGHFDSVEALISKAKSWEQQPNDLENTTTLLQKLIRASNVEFETALHAAVRYNHKKVVRVLVKEDPGYSYPRNKSDETPLYLAAARGYGGVTKVILKKCESPTFGGPHGRTALHGALMSSRGYECMRFLLRSNADLIEVLDDNGWTAFHFVADNNLRRSIGYLLDANRSVAYIADKKDKMTALHVAAYKGYTKVIKKLLKYLPDIVDSVDGNGQNMFHIALKQNQDSLLKFILSKTWKFDTLNTLIIQKDKEGNTPLHLIGKLGYHIPGLPQWIQKIDQEVVDDTNLTPAEALYQYYSPILRDDEENGGSHPIRDIFYSFWDNWTGGKMPKMDRSDLRGSKERIEIQRQRANTHMVVAALVTTVALTAGFAMPGGFNGNLGPDQGSPLLLRKPAFNIFVVADTVALLFSISSLFLYFSLSFHPKKKAFFTLFALAVVLNIASIAAMMVAFIAGTYGVLSHSLVLAIAVSTLSSLFFLLVFPLSFRTSINMLTVPIVLSRSWLRQLYRNIRNQYRNSGVVRRWRHWGIVRKPCQPASPVCTNLV